One region of Bacterioplanoides sp. SCSIO 12839 genomic DNA includes:
- the folP gene encoding dihydropteroate synthase encodes MGILNVTPDSFSDGGRFNSLDAALRKAEQMMRDGAAIIDIGGESTRPGAEPVTLQQELDRVIPVVEAIATELDVVISVDTSTAEVIRQASTAGAHLINDVRALQRDGALQAAAESGLPVCLMHMQGDPKTMQNDPDYDDVVEDVKSFLADRIQACENAGIQRNSILLDPGFGFGKTYEHNFQLLNRLDALESLGLPLLVGLSRKRMIGTATGCEQADQRVSGSVSGAVISAMKGARILRVHDVKATAEALAVVNACLAAG; translated from the coding sequence ATGGGCATTCTGAATGTGACTCCGGATTCCTTTTCGGATGGCGGTCGTTTTAATTCGTTAGATGCGGCGTTAAGGAAGGCTGAGCAAATGATGCGGGACGGTGCCGCCATTATTGATATTGGTGGTGAATCAACTCGCCCGGGTGCGGAACCGGTGACTCTGCAACAAGAGCTGGATCGTGTGATTCCGGTGGTGGAGGCCATCGCAACTGAGCTGGATGTCGTGATCTCGGTGGACACCAGTACCGCAGAAGTCATTCGACAGGCTAGTACGGCGGGAGCGCATTTAATTAATGACGTACGTGCGCTGCAACGCGACGGGGCATTGCAGGCAGCGGCTGAATCCGGATTGCCTGTGTGCCTGATGCATATGCAGGGTGATCCGAAAACCATGCAGAATGATCCAGATTATGATGATGTGGTTGAGGATGTGAAAAGCTTCCTTGCTGATCGTATCCAAGCGTGCGAAAACGCCGGTATTCAGAGAAACTCTATTTTGCTGGATCCGGGTTTTGGCTTTGGTAAAACCTATGAGCATAATTTTCAGCTGTTAAATCGTCTGGATGCACTCGAATCGCTGGGTTTACCTTTGCTGGTGGGATTGTCGCGAAAGCGTATGATTGGTACCGCAACCGGTTGTGAACAAGCGGATCAGCGTGTATCCGGCAGTGTTTCCGGGGCGGTGATCAGTGCGATGAAAGGCGCGCGAATTTTGCGTGTACATGATGTAAAAGCAACGGCTGAAGCATTGGCGGTCGTTAATGCCTGTTTAGCAGCGGGTTGA
- a CDS encoding cysteine hydrolase: MKFSIKKLCLSLGMVAAVAGNAVADGLPDPGVEFSKGNTAVVITDPQNDFLSPDGVTWGVVGKSVTENNTVENIESLMKAAKAEGVPVFVSPHYYYPHDHEWEHEGSLEVLMHSIKMFDRKDPLSLAGFTKSGADWLERYKPLINDGKTIVTNPHKVYGPETNDLVLQLRKRNIDKVILAGMSSNLCTESHLRELMEQGFEVQVVSDATAGAILPGLNAYEASLVNFRMIANAVRDTKTTVKQIKDL; this comes from the coding sequence ATGAAGTTTTCTATCAAAAAATTATGCTTGTCTCTGGGGATGGTTGCTGCCGTTGCCGGTAATGCCGTAGCGGATGGTCTGCCAGATCCGGGTGTTGAGTTCAGCAAGGGCAATACGGCGGTGGTGATTACTGACCCACAAAATGACTTTCTGAGTCCGGATGGTGTGACTTGGGGTGTGGTTGGTAAAAGCGTGACCGAGAATAACACGGTTGAAAACATCGAAAGCCTGATGAAAGCGGCAAAAGCCGAGGGGGTGCCAGTCTTTGTTTCACCTCACTATTACTATCCACATGATCACGAATGGGAGCATGAAGGTTCTCTGGAAGTGTTAATGCACAGCATCAAGATGTTTGATCGTAAAGATCCACTGTCGTTAGCGGGTTTTACCAAATCGGGTGCTGACTGGCTGGAGCGTTATAAACCACTGATTAACGACGGCAAAACCATCGTAACCAACCCTCATAAGGTTTATGGCCCAGAAACTAACGATCTGGTGCTACAGCTGCGTAAGCGCAATATTGATAAGGTGATTCTGGCGGGTATGTCTTCTAACCTGTGTACTGAATCTCACCTGCGTGAGCTGATGGAGCAGGGTTTTGAAGTGCAGGTTGTTTCCGATGCAACGGCCGGTGCTATTTTACCAGGACTGAACGCGTATGAAGCGTCTCTGGTGAACTTCCGCATGATTGCTAATGCGGTACGTGATACCAAGACCACTGTTAAACAGATCAAGGATCTGTAA
- a CDS encoding beta-ketoacyl-ACP synthase III, producing the protein MSNVVISGTGLFVPPHVITNEELVNAFNQYVDNFNAQNAASIEAGETEALSHSSPEFIEKASGIKSRYAMYKDGIVDPEIMHPVFPMTQEGQTPEIVSMGIAAAKGAMEQAGKTAADIDMVIVSSTFRQRDYPGMSVEIQRDLGIKGFAYDMGIACSSATFGMINAFTALKAGTAKCVLFVNPEFTTPGLDFKDRDSHFIFGDVATAAIMELEENANPEHAFRVLNTKQFTEFSDNIRTDASYADYCFDNLPANRYAFKQRGRKVFKELLPLVTNFIGEQLEENQINAEDMKRMWLHQANINMNNFAVKKLLGRMPTADEAPVVLDEFANTASSGSVIAFHKYKDDFQSGDRGLICSFGAGYSIGSLLVEKV; encoded by the coding sequence ATGTCGAATGTTGTTATCTCCGGCACCGGGCTGTTTGTCCCACCACACGTGATCACCAATGAAGAGCTGGTTAACGCTTTTAACCAATACGTCGACAACTTTAATGCACAAAATGCTGCATCGATCGAAGCTGGAGAAACAGAAGCCTTGTCTCACTCCAGTCCGGAATTTATTGAGAAGGCATCCGGTATTAAGTCGCGCTACGCCATGTATAAAGATGGCATCGTTGATCCAGAAATCATGCACCCGGTTTTTCCAATGACTCAGGAAGGCCAGACACCTGAAATTGTGAGCATGGGCATCGCTGCCGCCAAAGGCGCCATGGAACAAGCTGGCAAAACCGCCGCAGACATCGATATGGTCATTGTTTCAAGCACCTTCCGTCAGCGCGACTACCCGGGCATGTCGGTTGAAATTCAGCGCGACCTGGGCATCAAAGGCTTTGCTTACGATATGGGTATTGCTTGCTCATCCGCCACATTCGGCATGATCAACGCATTCACCGCTTTGAAAGCAGGCACAGCAAAGTGTGTGTTGTTTGTTAATCCGGAATTCACGACACCGGGCCTGGATTTTAAAGACCGCGACAGCCACTTTATCTTTGGTGATGTGGCCACGGCGGCCATCATGGAACTGGAAGAAAATGCAAACCCGGAACATGCTTTCCGGGTTCTTAATACCAAGCAATTTACCGAGTTCTCCGATAACATCCGTACCGATGCGTCGTATGCAGACTATTGTTTCGACAATCTACCAGCCAATCGATACGCATTTAAACAGCGCGGCCGAAAAGTCTTCAAAGAACTGTTACCACTGGTGACCAACTTCATTGGTGAGCAACTGGAAGAAAATCAGATTAATGCCGAAGATATGAAACGTATGTGGTTGCATCAGGCTAACATCAACATGAACAATTTTGCCGTGAAAAAACTGTTGGGACGTATGCCGACCGCAGACGAAGCACCGGTTGTACTGGATGAATTTGCCAATACTGCGTCTTCAGGTTCTGTCATTGCTTTCCACAAATACAAAGACGATTTCCAGAGTGGTGATCGTGGCCTGATCTGCTCATTTGGCGCAGGCTATTCGATTGGTTCACTACTGGTTGAAAAAGTCTGA
- the yhbY gene encoding ribosome assembly RNA-binding protein YhbY, which translates to MALSNEQKKAYRSIGHNLNPVVTVAGNGITEGVMEELNRALDDHELIKVKIAVADREVKHAVIAELVKLSGAELVQQIGKVALLLRKNPKANPKLSNLQRP; encoded by the coding sequence ATGGCATTATCAAACGAACAGAAAAAAGCATACCGCTCTATTGGTCATAACCTGAACCCGGTTGTCACCGTGGCTGGCAATGGCATCACCGAAGGCGTGATGGAAGAGCTGAACCGCGCTCTAGACGATCACGAGCTGATTAAAGTCAAAATCGCCGTGGCCGACCGCGAAGTGAAACACGCGGTGATTGCTGAACTGGTCAAGCTGAGTGGTGCTGAACTGGTGCAGCAAATTGGTAAGGTTGCGTTATTGCTGCGTAAGAATCCAAAGGCGAATCCTAAACTGTCTAATCTTCAGCGACCATAA
- the rlmE gene encoding 23S rRNA (uridine(2552)-2'-O)-methyltransferase RlmE: protein MSRSTRSKTSANWLKEHVDDMYVQMAQQDGYRTRASYKLLELDEKDQLLKPGSTVLDLGSAPGGWSQVVANKLNGNGVVIASDILPMDNIADVTFIQGDFTEDSVFEEIMAVVDGRPVDLVISDMAPNMSGMSSIDQPGAMYLVELALDMARQTLKANGNFVAKVFQGEGFDEYLADVRQSFSKVLIRKPKASRARSREVYIVGKGFRA from the coding sequence ATGTCACGTTCGACGCGTTCAAAAACCAGTGCTAACTGGCTGAAAGAACATGTAGACGATATGTATGTGCAGATGGCACAGCAGGATGGCTATCGAACCCGCGCCAGTTACAAACTGCTGGAGCTGGATGAGAAAGACCAGTTATTAAAGCCGGGCAGTACGGTGCTGGATCTGGGCTCAGCTCCGGGTGGCTGGTCGCAGGTGGTGGCAAACAAGCTGAATGGTAACGGTGTGGTGATCGCTTCCGATATCCTGCCGATGGACAATATTGCTGATGTCACCTTTATTCAGGGGGACTTCACTGAAGACTCTGTTTTTGAAGAAATCATGGCCGTGGTTGATGGTCGTCCGGTAGACCTTGTAATTTCAGATATGGCCCCCAATATGTCTGGTATGTCTTCTATCGATCAGCCAGGTGCCATGTATCTGGTTGAACTGGCGCTGGATATGGCGCGTCAGACTCTGAAAGCTAATGGCAACTTTGTCGCCAAGGTGTTTCAGGGCGAAGGATTTGATGAATACCTGGCCGACGTGCGTCAGTCCTTCAGTAAGGTGCTGATTCGCAAGCCTAAAGCCTCGCGGGCGCGTTCCCGGGAAGTTTATATCGTTGGCAAAGGTTTTCGTGCTTAG
- the secG gene encoding preprotein translocase subunit SecG, with amino-acid sequence MEQIILIAHILFALGIIGFVMMQQGKGADAGASFGSGASQTVFGSQGSGNFLSRSTAILATLFFITSLGLAVVAKQKAVGATDLGIPSQEVIEKLENDTPVVEEYAPISDAPVLDGSELDASVSDEPVVDQADQ; translated from the coding sequence ATGGAACAAATTATTTTAATCGCTCACATTCTGTTTGCGTTAGGCATTATTGGCTTTGTGATGATGCAACAGGGTAAAGGTGCGGATGCGGGTGCATCGTTTGGTAGCGGTGCCTCACAAACAGTATTTGGTAGTCAGGGTTCTGGTAACTTCCTGAGTCGTTCAACGGCAATTCTGGCAACCCTGTTCTTTATCACCAGTCTGGGTTTGGCCGTTGTTGCTAAGCAAAAAGCGGTTGGTGCCACTGATTTGGGTATTCCTAGCCAGGAAGTGATCGAAAAGCTTGAGAATGATACCCCGGTTGTGGAAGAATACGCGCCGATTTCTGATGCGCCGGTTCTGGATGGTTCAGAATTAGATGCATCCGTATCTGACGAGCCCGTTGTTGATCAGGCTGATCAATAA
- the tpiA gene encoding triose-phosphate isomerase has protein sequence MRRLLVAGNWKMNASTDMAKALLSDILAADVQHCDVAVFPPFPYLSLAADTLADSAIQFGAQNCSTAEAGAYTGEVSVGMLQDIGCGMVLIGHSERRSLFHETDAAVLAKTERVLAAGMTAVVCVGETLDQRQSGYAELIVKQQLSALLHQLTEPQWSQVVIAYEPVWAIGTGETATPEQAQQMHAFIRSLLAGVSQKVADETRVLYGGSVKAANAAELFAQADIDGGLIGGASLTAEEFLGICRS, from the coding sequence ATGCGTCGATTGTTAGTCGCCGGAAACTGGAAGATGAATGCTTCCACTGACATGGCGAAAGCTTTGTTATCCGATATCTTGGCTGCTGATGTACAGCATTGTGATGTTGCCGTCTTTCCTCCGTTCCCGTATCTGTCATTAGCTGCCGATACGTTGGCGGATTCGGCTATTCAGTTTGGTGCACAGAATTGTTCAACGGCTGAAGCAGGCGCCTATACCGGCGAGGTTTCAGTTGGCATGCTGCAGGATATCGGCTGTGGCATGGTATTAATTGGTCATTCAGAACGTCGCAGCTTGTTCCATGAGACTGATGCTGCTGTATTGGCAAAAACCGAGCGTGTACTGGCTGCCGGTATGACGGCGGTTGTGTGTGTCGGTGAAACGCTTGATCAGCGCCAGTCTGGTTATGCTGAACTGATCGTTAAGCAGCAACTCTCGGCGTTGTTGCACCAGTTGACTGAGCCGCAGTGGTCGCAGGTTGTAATCGCCTACGAACCCGTTTGGGCGATTGGCACTGGTGAAACGGCAACACCAGAGCAAGCTCAACAGATGCATGCTTTTATTCGTTCATTGCTGGCTGGTGTCAGTCAGAAAGTAGCGGATGAAACCCGGGTTTTATACGGTGGCAGTGTTAAAGCTGCAAATGCCGCGGAGTTATTTGCTCAGGCGGATATTGATGGTGGTCTGATTGGCGGTGCATCGCTGACGGCTGAAGAGTTTTTAGGAATCTGTCGTTCATAG
- the ftsH gene encoding ATP-dependent zinc metalloprotease FtsH yields the protein MAKNFVLWAVIAAVLMMVFNNFQNVGRGQEYSYSQFMTAVQNGQVEKVTISGQSITGRTTSGETFESVLPTYDEKLIDTLLDHRVEVVGEKPEKQGFFAQLLLASLPILIIIAVFMLFMRQMQGGAGGKGGPMAFGKSKAKLLSEDQIKTTFEDVAGCDEAKEDVKELVDFLSDPGKYQRLGGNIPRGVLMVGQPGTGKTLLAKAIAGEARVPFFSISGSDFVEMFVGVGASRVRDMFEQAKKQAPCIIFIDEIDAVGRSRGVGIGGGNDEREQTLNQLLVEMDGFEGNDGIIVIAATNRPDVLDPALLRPGRFDRQVTVGLPDIRGREQILQVHMKKVPLADDVNASLIARGTPGFSGADLANLVNEASLFAARANRNLVTMEEFEKAKDKILMGAERKTMVMSEAEKTNTAYHEAGHAIVGRIVPEHDPVYKVSIIPRGRALGVTMFLPEEDRHSISKRGIESNICSLYGGRIAEEMTLGKDGVTTGASNDIERATKYARNYVTKWGLSDKLGAQLYSEEEQQSYLGSSGGGQLSHLSDETARTIDAEVKDLLDRCYDRATQILEDNRDKLELMKDALMEYETIDTDQIDDIMAGKKPRPPKSWDNNGSGPAAPAAESHDMAKDDGDDSVGDAAGEQNT from the coding sequence ATGGCAAAAAATTTCGTATTGTGGGCCGTTATCGCCGCTGTTCTGATGATGGTGTTTAACAACTTTCAGAACGTGGGTCGTGGCCAGGAATATTCTTATTCTCAGTTTATGACCGCGGTTCAGAATGGTCAGGTCGAGAAAGTGACGATCTCAGGTCAGAGCATCACAGGGCGCACCACCTCTGGTGAAACCTTTGAGTCTGTATTGCCAACCTATGATGAAAAGTTGATTGATACACTGCTGGATCATCGTGTTGAGGTGGTCGGTGAGAAACCTGAAAAGCAGGGGTTCTTTGCGCAGTTATTGTTAGCTTCTTTGCCGATTCTGATCATTATCGCCGTCTTCATGCTGTTTATGCGTCAAATGCAGGGTGGCGCTGGCGGTAAGGGTGGCCCGATGGCATTTGGCAAAAGTAAAGCCAAGTTGCTGAGTGAAGATCAGATTAAGACGACCTTTGAGGACGTTGCAGGCTGCGATGAAGCCAAAGAAGACGTAAAAGAGCTGGTCGACTTTCTGAGTGACCCGGGCAAATATCAGCGCCTGGGCGGCAATATCCCCCGTGGTGTTCTGATGGTGGGTCAGCCGGGTACGGGTAAAACTCTGTTAGCTAAAGCCATTGCCGGTGAAGCACGAGTACCTTTTTTCTCTATTTCCGGTTCTGACTTTGTTGAAATGTTTGTGGGTGTTGGTGCATCCCGTGTGCGTGACATGTTCGAGCAAGCCAAAAAACAAGCACCTTGTATTATTTTTATCGACGAAATTGATGCCGTTGGTCGTTCTCGTGGTGTTGGCATTGGTGGCGGTAATGATGAACGTGAACAAACCTTGAACCAGCTGCTGGTCGAGATGGATGGCTTTGAAGGTAATGACGGCATTATTGTGATTGCCGCAACTAACCGCCCAGACGTATTAGATCCTGCGTTATTACGTCCGGGTCGTTTTGACCGTCAGGTAACGGTAGGCCTGCCGGATATTCGTGGTCGTGAGCAAATTCTGCAAGTTCATATGAAAAAAGTGCCACTGGCAGATGATGTGAATGCATCACTGATCGCCCGTGGTACACCGGGTTTCTCCGGTGCCGACCTGGCTAATCTGGTGAACGAAGCCTCTTTGTTTGCAGCGCGTGCCAACCGCAATCTGGTCACCATGGAAGAGTTCGAGAAAGCCAAGGATAAGATCCTGATGGGTGCCGAACGTAAGACCATGGTGATGTCGGAAGCAGAAAAAACCAACACCGCTTACCACGAAGCTGGTCATGCGATTGTTGGTCGTATCGTTCCAGAGCACGACCCGGTTTATAAAGTGTCTATTATTCCGCGTGGCCGTGCACTGGGTGTGACTATGTTCTTGCCGGAAGAAGATCGTCACTCCATTAGTAAGCGTGGTATTGAAAGTAATATTTGCTCGCTGTACGGCGGTCGTATCGCTGAAGAGATGACGTTGGGCAAAGACGGTGTCACAACCGGGGCATCGAACGATATCGAGCGTGCCACCAAATACGCCCGTAACTACGTTACTAAATGGGGTTTATCCGATAAGTTAGGTGCGCAGTTGTATTCTGAAGAAGAGCAGCAAAGCTACCTTGGCAGTTCTGGTGGTGGTCAGTTGTCCCACCTGTCGGACGAAACCGCCCGTACCATTGATGCCGAAGTGAAAGATCTTTTGGATCGTTGTTACGATCGTGCCACTCAGATTCTGGAAGACAATCGCGATAAACTGGAGTTGATGAAAGACGCATTGATGGAGTATGAAACCATTGATACCGATCAGATCGACGACATTATGGCGGGGAAAAAGCCACGCCCACCTAAGTCCTGGGATAATAATGGTTCAGGGCCAGCGGCGCCGGCGGCAGAAAGCCACGATATGGCAAAAGACGATGGTGATGACTCTGTTGGTGATGCGGCAGGTGAGCAAAATACCTGA
- the glmM gene encoding phosphoglucosamine mutase, whose product MSRKYFGTDGIRGEVGQFPITPEFVMKLGWAAGKVFAEQGKKTILIGKDTRISGYMFESALEAGLSAAGVDSGLLGPMPTPGIAYLTRTFYADAGIVISASHNPYHDNGIKFFSGQGTKLDDEIEQAIEAHLDLPMTTVSSDQLGKAFRIGDAAGRYIEFCKSTVRRLRLKGLRIVLDCAHGATYQIAPAVFRELGAEVVVIGAEPDGLNINKDVGSTSPKALQKKVIETRADLGIAFDGDGDRVAMVDKNGDVVDGDELLFIMAIHAQQRGRLGGGVVGTLMSNLGLELALKEKGIGFSRAKVGDRYVMQQLKEHGWRFGGESSGHLLCLDSTSTGDGIVSALQVMMALQDFGQPLHELKRGMVKCPQTMINVRRNKDIDVNADETVQAAVSDVEATLAGRGRVLLRPSGTEPVVRVMVEGENASLVAELTQQLADVVEKALS is encoded by the coding sequence ATGTCGAGAAAATATTTCGGAACCGATGGTATTCGTGGTGAGGTCGGTCAGTTCCCGATTACCCCAGAATTTGTGATGAAGCTTGGTTGGGCAGCCGGTAAAGTGTTTGCCGAGCAAGGCAAAAAAACCATTCTGATTGGTAAAGACACGCGTATTTCAGGTTATATGTTTGAGTCTGCGCTGGAGGCCGGTTTGTCAGCGGCAGGCGTGGACAGTGGTTTATTGGGCCCGATGCCAACGCCGGGCATTGCTTATCTGACCCGTACCTTTTATGCCGATGCTGGCATTGTGATCAGTGCGTCGCATAACCCTTACCATGATAATGGTATTAAGTTTTTCTCTGGTCAGGGTACCAAGCTGGATGACGAAATTGAGCAGGCAATCGAAGCTCACCTCGACTTGCCAATGACAACGGTATCTTCAGATCAGTTGGGTAAGGCATTCCGGATTGGTGATGCGGCGGGCCGCTATATTGAGTTCTGTAAAAGTACCGTGCGACGCTTGCGCTTAAAAGGGCTGCGCATTGTGTTGGATTGTGCCCATGGCGCTACCTATCAGATTGCCCCTGCCGTATTCCGTGAGTTGGGCGCTGAAGTGGTGGTTATTGGTGCTGAACCGGATGGCTTAAACATCAATAAAGACGTTGGCTCTACGTCACCAAAAGCGCTGCAGAAAAAAGTGATCGAGACGCGTGCTGACCTGGGTATCGCATTTGATGGCGATGGTGACCGTGTTGCCATGGTGGATAAAAACGGCGATGTCGTTGATGGTGATGAGCTGTTATTTATTATGGCCATTCACGCTCAGCAGCGTGGTCGTTTAGGTGGTGGCGTTGTCGGCACGCTGATGTCAAACCTAGGGCTGGAATTGGCCTTGAAGGAAAAAGGCATTGGTTTTTCACGGGCGAAGGTTGGCGACCGCTATGTGATGCAGCAATTGAAAGAGCATGGTTGGCGTTTTGGTGGTGAATCATCCGGGCATTTGTTATGTCTTGACTCCACCTCCACTGGTGATGGCATTGTGTCGGCTTTGCAGGTGATGATGGCGTTGCAGGACTTCGGGCAGCCATTACATGAGCTGAAGCGTGGTATGGTGAAATGTCCGCAAACCATGATTAATGTGCGCCGTAATAAAGACATTGATGTGAATGCTGATGAAACGGTACAAGCCGCTGTGTCGGATGTGGAAGCAACATTGGCTGGTCGTGGTCGTGTATTGTTGCGTCCATCGGGTACGGAGCCGGTTGTTCGCGTGATGGTGGAAGGTGAAAATGCATCACTGGTCGCGGAGTTAACGCAGCAACTGGCGGATGTAGTAGAAAAAGCACTCTCTTAG
- the rimP gene encoding ribosome maturation factor RimP, which translates to MAKDTQLTEMLAPIVESMGFIFWGLEYSAQGKHTLLRIFIDHDDGITVDHCAAVSRQLSSVLDVEDPISQDYTLEVSSPGMDRPLFTLEQFQRYANHIIELRLRMPFDGRRKFKGQLIGVEQEDIVLFVDGHEYLLPIELIEKANVVPQFKD; encoded by the coding sequence TTGGCTAAAGACACTCAGTTAACCGAAATGCTGGCACCCATTGTTGAATCCATGGGGTTCATCTTCTGGGGGCTGGAATACTCTGCTCAGGGTAAACATACCCTGCTGCGTATTTTTATTGATCATGATGACGGCATCACAGTGGATCACTGTGCTGCGGTCAGCCGCCAGCTCAGCAGTGTGCTGGACGTAGAAGATCCGATTTCTCAGGATTACACCCTAGAAGTGTCATCACCGGGAATGGATCGACCATTGTTCACCCTCGAACAGTTTCAGCGTTACGCCAATCATATTATTGAATTGCGCTTACGCATGCCGTTTGACGGGCGTCGTAAATTTAAGGGCCAACTGATTGGTGTTGAGCAGGAAGATATTGTGCTGTTTGTCGACGGCCACGAATATCTACTGCCGATTGAGCTGATTGAGAAGGCGAATGTTGTTCCACAATTCAAGGACTAA
- the fabA gene encoding 3-hydroxyacyl-[acyl-carrier-protein] dehydratase FabA translates to MSQPNSFERDQLLACGHGEMFGEGNARLPLPNMLMMDRIVHISSEGGAYGKGEIVAELDIDPSLWFFDCHFEGDPVMPGCLGLDAMWQLVGFFLGWRGNPGRGRALGCGEVKFRGQVLPTAEKVTYRIDVKRVMEQKLVMGIADARMEVDGREIYQAKDLRVGLFTSTADF, encoded by the coding sequence ATGTCTCAACCTAACTCCTTCGAGCGCGACCAATTATTAGCTTGTGGCCATGGAGAAATGTTTGGCGAAGGCAATGCCCGCCTACCATTACCTAACATGTTAATGATGGATCGTATTGTTCATATCAGCTCTGAAGGTGGTGCTTATGGCAAAGGAGAAATTGTTGCCGAATTGGATATCGACCCATCCCTGTGGTTCTTCGACTGTCACTTCGAAGGTGATCCGGTAATGCCGGGCTGCCTAGGACTGGACGCTATGTGGCAACTGGTTGGTTTCTTCCTTGGCTGGCGCGGCAATCCGGGTCGTGGTCGTGCGCTGGGCTGTGGTGAAGTGAAATTTCGTGGTCAGGTACTGCCTACCGCTGAAAAAGTGACCTACCGTATCGACGTGAAGCGTGTAATGGAACAAAAACTGGTGATGGGTATTGCCGATGCCCGCATGGAAGTGGATGGCCGCGAGATTTACCAGGCAAAAGATTTGCGTGTTGGTTTATTTACCTCAACCGCGGATTTCTGA
- the nusA gene encoding transcription termination factor NusA — MSKEILLVAEAVSNEKGVSKEIIFEAIESALAAAAKKRYEDEEATIRVDIDRRTGDYETFRSWLVVSNDVVPGLGDELTLEEAHEIDTNLQPGDTYETQVENPDFGRIAAQAAKQIIVQKVREAERAQIVEQYEDRVGELISGTVKKVTRDNVIVDLGNNAEGLMPKDQLIGREILRMGDRVRAILFDIRPENRGPQLMLSRTTSDMMVELFRIEVPEIAEEVIEIKGAARDPGSRAKIAVKTNDKRIDPVGACVGMRGARVQAVTNELGGNERIDIVLWDDNPAQLVINAMAPAEVASIIMDEETNSMDVAVLEDNLAQAIGRGGQNVRLASELTGWEINVMTEQEAAEKQDEEASAYITTFMDSLDIDEDFALLLVEEGFTSLEEIAYVPMEEMLAIEGLDEEVVNELRNRAKDVLLTQAIASEEQLEAAQPAEDLLAMDGMDKHLALVLASKGICTMEDLAEQSIDDLLDIEDMTEEKAAELIMTARKPWFEAND, encoded by the coding sequence ATGAGCAAAGAAATTCTCCTGGTCGCGGAAGCGGTATCCAACGAAAAAGGCGTTTCAAAAGAAATTATTTTTGAAGCCATCGAGTCTGCGCTGGCAGCAGCTGCTAAAAAGCGTTACGAAGACGAAGAAGCCACCATTCGCGTAGATATCGACCGCAGAACCGGCGATTACGAAACTTTCCGCAGCTGGTTAGTTGTCAGCAACGATGTTGTACCTGGTTTGGGTGACGAACTGACGCTGGAAGAAGCCCACGAGATTGATACCAATCTGCAACCGGGTGACACCTACGAAACTCAGGTTGAAAACCCGGATTTTGGTCGCATTGCAGCTCAGGCGGCAAAACAGATCATTGTTCAGAAAGTACGCGAAGCTGAGCGTGCTCAGATTGTTGAACAATACGAAGACCGTGTTGGTGAACTGATCAGCGGAACCGTGAAAAAAGTGACCCGTGACAACGTCATTGTTGATCTGGGTAACAACGCGGAAGGCCTGATGCCAAAAGATCAGCTGATTGGTCGTGAGATCCTGCGTATGGGTGATCGTGTACGTGCCATTCTGTTTGATATCCGCCCGGAAAACCGTGGTCCACAGCTGATGCTGAGCCGTACCACTTCCGACATGATGGTGGAGCTGTTCCGTATCGAGGTACCTGAAATTGCTGAAGAAGTGATTGAGATCAAGGGTGCTGCCCGTGATCCGGGTTCTCGTGCAAAAATTGCGGTAAAAACCAACGATAAGCGTATCGACCCGGTTGGTGCTTGTGTGGGCATGCGCGGCGCGCGTGTTCAGGCAGTGACCAATGAACTGGGCGGTAATGAGCGCATTGATATTGTGTTGTGGGATGACAACCCAGCACAGCTGGTTATCAATGCCATGGCACCAGCGGAAGTGGCTTCCATCATTATGGATGAAGAAACCAACTCCATGGATGTTGCCGTACTGGAAGATAACCTGGCGCAAGCCATTGGTCGTGGTGGTCAGAATGTTCGCTTAGCGTCTGAGCTGACCGGCTGGGAAATCAACGTGATGACCGAGCAGGAAGCCGCTGAGAAGCAGGACGAAGAAGCCTCTGCTTACATCACCACCTTTATGGATTCTCTGGATATTGATGAAGACTTCGCCCTGCTGTTGGTAGAAGAAGGCTTCACCTCTCTGGAAGAAATCGCCTACGTGCCAATGGAAGAAATGCTGGCGATTGAAGGTCTGGACGAAGAAGTCGTTAACGAGCTGCGTAATCGCGCCAAAGACGTGCTGCTGACTCAGGCCATTGCTTCTGAAGAACAGCTGGAAGCAGCACAGCCGGCGGAAGATCTGCTGGCAATGGACGGTATGGATAAGCACCTGGCATTGGTGCTGGCCAGTAAAGGTATTTGTACGATGGAGGATCTCGCCGAGCAATCCATTGATGACCTGCTGGACATCGAAGACATGACCGAAGAGAAAGCGGCCGAACTCATTATGACGGCCCGTAAGCCCTGGTTTGAGGCTAACGATTAA